A genomic segment from Frateuria edaphi encodes:
- a CDS encoding ArsI/CadI family heavy metal resistance metalloenzyme: MNRFHVHLNVADLATSIRFYTALFGAEPTVRKDDYAKWMVEDPRVNFAISSTGRETGIDHLGIQADSGEALAALGQRLDAAGGALVPEEATVCCYARSDKLWTEDPQGTRWETFHTLGEATTYYAGEAPCATDGASCSPDPRAMKPKVAKGASCCAPDSGCC, encoded by the coding sequence ATGAACCGCTTCCACGTGCATTTGAACGTCGCCGATCTGGCGACCAGCATCCGCTTCTACACCGCGCTGTTCGGCGCCGAGCCGACGGTGCGCAAGGACGACTACGCCAAATGGATGGTCGAGGACCCGCGCGTCAACTTCGCCATCTCCAGCACCGGCCGCGAAACGGGCATCGATCACCTGGGCATCCAGGCCGACAGCGGCGAGGCACTGGCGGCGCTCGGCCAGCGGCTGGACGCGGCCGGCGGCGCGCTCGTGCCGGAGGAGGCGACCGTCTGCTGCTACGCCCGCTCGGACAAGCTGTGGACCGAAGACCCGCAAGGCACGCGCTGGGAAACCTTCCACACGCTGGGCGAGGCGACCACCTACTACGCCGGCGAGGCGCCCTGCGCGACCGATGGCGCCAGCTGCAGCCCCGACCCTCGGGCGATGAAACCCAAGGTTGCCAAGGGCGCATCCTGCTGCGCCCCGGACTCGGGCTGCTGCTGA
- a CDS encoding arsenate reductase ArsC, whose product MKKRVLFVCVENANRSQMAEAFARLHGGDAVEACSAGSAPSGRLNPRAVQFMAELGYDLTTHASKSLDAIEGGFDAVVTMGCGDRCPWVPARRREDWNLPDPKDLDDAGYRAVREEISSRVQTLLASL is encoded by the coding sequence ATGAAAAAGCGCGTCCTGTTCGTCTGCGTGGAAAACGCCAACCGCAGCCAGATGGCCGAGGCCTTCGCACGCCTGCACGGCGGCGACGCCGTGGAGGCCTGCAGCGCCGGGTCCGCGCCTTCCGGGCGCCTCAATCCGCGTGCGGTGCAGTTCATGGCGGAACTGGGCTACGACCTCACCACCCACGCTTCCAAGTCGCTGGACGCCATCGAGGGCGGCTTCGATGCGGTGGTCACCATGGGCTGCGGCGACCGCTGCCCCTGGGTGCCGGCGCGGCGGCGCGAAGACTGGAACCTGCCCGACCCGAAGGACCTGGACGACGCGGGCTATCGCGCGGTGCGCGAGGAGATTTCCTCGCGCGTGCAAACGCTTCTGGCCTCGCTCTGA
- a CDS encoding EamA family transporter: protein MQAISKARLQIHFCVVLWGFTAILGKLITLPAAALVWWRMLLVTVALMMTPRVWRGLRAMPARLRWAYAGIGVLVSLHWLTFYAAIKLSNASVGATCIALGPVFLAFVEPWIARRRFDPRELLLGVAVVPGVAMVVGGVPTAMRLGLVVGTASALLVALFSACNKRLVEHGDPLTVTWLELGTGTLFLGLLAPLLPHSAFVLPGLHDAILLVLLSFGCTLLPFALALVALRHLSAFGTQMVTNLEPVYAIVLAVLLLGEQRELAWPFYLGVAVILAAVFVHPWLSRRQEPAQPELLGVSESHSTTD from the coding sequence ATGCAAGCCATCAGCAAGGCCCGCCTGCAGATCCACTTCTGCGTGGTGTTGTGGGGTTTCACCGCGATCCTCGGCAAGCTGATCACGCTGCCGGCAGCGGCGCTGGTCTGGTGGCGCATGTTGCTGGTGACGGTGGCGCTGATGATGACGCCGCGCGTCTGGCGCGGGCTCAGGGCGATGCCGGCGCGGCTGCGCTGGGCCTATGCGGGCATCGGGGTGCTGGTGTCGCTGCACTGGCTCACTTTCTATGCGGCGATCAAGCTCTCCAACGCATCGGTCGGCGCCACCTGCATCGCGCTGGGGCCGGTGTTCCTGGCTTTCGTGGAACCGTGGATCGCACGGCGCCGTTTCGACCCGCGCGAGCTGCTGCTCGGCGTGGCGGTGGTGCCGGGTGTGGCGATGGTGGTCGGCGGCGTACCCACCGCGATGCGGTTGGGCCTGGTCGTCGGCACCGCCTCGGCGCTGCTGGTGGCGCTGTTCAGCGCGTGCAACAAGCGGCTGGTCGAGCACGGCGATCCGCTCACCGTGACCTGGCTGGAACTGGGCACGGGCACGCTGTTCCTGGGCCTGCTGGCGCCGCTGCTGCCGCACAGCGCCTTCGTCCTGCCTGGACTGCATGACGCCATCCTGCTGGTGTTGCTGTCCTTCGGCTGCACGCTGTTGCCTTTCGCGTTGGCATTGGTGGCGCTGCGGCACCTGAGCGCGTTCGGCACGCAGATGGTGACCAACCTGGAGCCTGTCTACGCCATCGTGCTGGCCGTGCTGCTGCTGGGCGAGCAGCGCGAGCTGGCCTGGCCGTTCTACCTGGGGGTGGCGGTGATCCTGGCCGCGGTTTTCGTGCATCCGTGGCTGAGCCGCCGCCAGGAACCGGCCCAGCCGGAGCTGCTCGGCGTGAGCGAGTCGCACAGCACCACCGACTAG
- a CDS encoding aquaporin, translating into MLGRKLLAEFIGTALLLATVVGSGIMGVMLSPGNTGVALLANAGATAAALYVLIVLFGPISGAHFNPVVTLAMWLRRELPTREALAYVLVQLVAAIAGVLLAHAMFDLPLLQPGTHVRSGAAQWLSEGVAAFGLLLAILLGLRHRPAAVPALVASYIFAAYWFTASTSFANPAVTLARSLTRTFAGIRPIDVCGFVLAQMAGAFAAVLVVARLDGGGGD; encoded by the coding sequence ATGCTGGGACGCAAGTTATTGGCCGAGTTCATCGGCACCGCCCTGCTGCTCGCCACCGTGGTCGGCTCGGGAATCATGGGCGTGATGCTTTCGCCGGGGAACACCGGCGTGGCGTTGCTCGCCAACGCGGGTGCAACAGCGGCGGCGCTTTACGTGCTGATCGTGCTGTTCGGGCCGATCTCCGGCGCGCACTTCAATCCCGTGGTGACGCTTGCCATGTGGCTGCGCCGCGAATTGCCGACCCGCGAAGCGCTGGCTTACGTGCTGGTGCAACTGGTCGCGGCGATCGCCGGCGTGCTGCTGGCGCACGCCATGTTCGACCTGCCATTGCTGCAGCCGGGCACGCACGTGCGCAGCGGCGCGGCGCAATGGCTGAGCGAGGGCGTGGCGGCGTTCGGCCTGCTGCTTGCCATCCTGCTCGGACTGCGGCATCGGCCTGCCGCCGTGCCGGCGCTGGTCGCCAGCTACATCTTCGCCGCGTACTGGTTCACCGCGAGCACCTCGTTCGCGAACCCGGCCGTCACCCTCGCGCGATCGCTGACGCGAACCTTCGCGGGCATCCGCCCCATCGATGTCTGCGGGTTCGTACTGGCGCAGATGGCCGGTGCGTTCGCTGCCGTGCTTGTCGTGGCAAGGCTGGACGGCGGCGGGGGCGATTGA
- a CDS encoding ArsR/SmtB family transcription factor: MEIRAALASLSALGHESRLAAFRRLVQAGPEGLSVGELREHLELPPATLSAHLNVLRAAGLVRDQREGRVIRVRADYTQMDALLAYLTENCCAGSAACGPTQACKPRRKGT, translated from the coding sequence ATGGAAATCAGAGCCGCCCTCGCCTCCCTCAGCGCCCTCGGCCACGAATCGCGACTGGCCGCCTTTCGCCGGCTCGTCCAGGCCGGGCCCGAAGGGCTGTCCGTGGGCGAACTGCGCGAGCACCTGGAACTGCCACCGGCGACGCTCAGCGCGCACCTCAACGTGTTGCGCGCGGCCGGACTGGTGCGCGACCAGCGCGAGGGCCGGGTGATCCGGGTGCGCGCCGACTACACGCAGATGGATGCGCTGCTCGCCTATCTCACCGAAAACTGCTGCGCCGGATCCGCTGCATGCGGTCCGACGCAAGCCTGCAAGCCACGCCGCAAGGGAACCTGA
- the cysT gene encoding sulfate ABC transporter permease subunit CysT: MKRRILPGFNLSLGYSLTYLGLIVLLPLAALAWKASGLGLGGLIELLRVPRTLSALKLSFGGATLAAAINVVVGLLVAWVLVRYRFPGRRLFDAVVDLPFALPTAVAGIALTALYAPNGWIGQWLAAIGIKVAYTPWGVLVAMVFVGFPFVVRTLQPVLETLEHDVEEAAETLGARRWQIFVKVILPMLVPTLLTGFALALARAVGEYGSVIFIAGNIPMKSEIAPLLIVQSLEQFDYAGAAALGVAMLAFSFVLLLVITLLQRWSHRWAEVTP; encoded by the coding sequence ATGAAACGGCGCATCCTTCCCGGCTTCAACCTGAGCCTTGGCTATTCGCTCACCTATCTCGGCCTGATCGTGCTGCTGCCGCTGGCGGCGCTGGCCTGGAAGGCCTCCGGGCTGGGGCTGGGTGGCCTGATCGAGCTGCTGCGGGTGCCGCGCACGCTGTCCGCGCTCAAGCTCAGCTTCGGCGGCGCCACGCTGGCGGCGGCGATCAACGTGGTGGTCGGCCTGCTGGTCGCATGGGTGCTGGTGCGCTACCGCTTCCCGGGCCGGCGCCTTTTCGACGCGGTGGTCGACCTGCCCTTCGCCCTGCCCACGGCGGTGGCGGGCATCGCACTGACCGCGCTGTACGCGCCCAACGGCTGGATCGGACAGTGGCTGGCGGCGATCGGCATCAAGGTCGCCTACACGCCGTGGGGCGTGCTGGTGGCGATGGTGTTCGTCGGGTTCCCGTTCGTGGTGCGCACGCTGCAGCCGGTGCTGGAGACGCTCGAGCACGACGTCGAGGAGGCGGCCGAGACGCTGGGCGCGCGGCGCTGGCAGATCTTCGTCAAGGTGATCCTGCCGATGCTGGTGCCCACGTTGCTGACAGGCTTCGCGCTGGCGCTGGCCCGTGCGGTGGGCGAGTACGGCTCGGTGATCTTCATCGCCGGCAACATTCCGATGAAGTCCGAGATCGCGCCCCTGTTGATCGTGCAGAGTCTCGAACAGTTCGACTACGCCGGGGCGGCGGCACTGGGCGTGGCGATGCTGGCATTTTCCTTCGTGCTGCTGCTGGTGATCACGCTGCTGCAGCGCTGGAGCCATCGCTGGGCGGAGGTCACGCCATGA
- a CDS encoding sulfate ABC transporter substrate-binding protein yields MKKLIAICAVLGALAAGTVAAKTVTMLNASYDPTRELYRDANAAFAAQWKAQHGDNVTIRMSHGGSGKQARAVVDGLPADVVTLALAHDVDVLADRGLIPANWQQRLPDNSAPYTSTIVFLVRKGNPKKIRDWSDLIRPGVQVITPNPKTSGGARWNFLAAWGYALKQPGGNEAKAKAFVHELFKHVPVLDTGARGATNTFVQRGIGDVLLAWENEAMLAKQEMGGADVEIVVPSVSILAEPTVAVVDRNVDKHGTRAVAEAYLKFLYSPQGQAIAAKHYYRPRSPQVMAQFARQFPKVQLFTLKDTFGDWRQAHAKFFADGAIFDQIGPGS; encoded by the coding sequence ATGAAGAAGTTGATTGCGATCTGCGCCGTGCTCGGCGCATTGGCCGCGGGCACCGTCGCGGCGAAGACCGTGACGATGCTCAACGCATCCTACGACCCCACGCGCGAGCTCTACCGTGATGCCAACGCCGCCTTTGCTGCGCAGTGGAAAGCGCAGCACGGCGACAACGTGACCATCCGCATGTCCCACGGCGGGTCGGGCAAGCAGGCGCGGGCCGTGGTCGACGGATTGCCGGCGGACGTGGTGACGCTGGCATTGGCCCACGACGTCGACGTGCTGGCCGACCGCGGCCTGATTCCCGCGAACTGGCAGCAGCGCTTGCCGGACAACAGCGCGCCCTACACCTCGACCATCGTGTTCCTGGTGCGCAAGGGCAACCCGAAGAAGATCCGCGACTGGTCCGACCTCATCCGTCCGGGCGTGCAGGTCATTACGCCCAATCCCAAGACCTCCGGGGGCGCGCGCTGGAATTTCCTGGCCGCCTGGGGCTATGCCTTGAAGCAGCCCGGCGGCAACGAGGCCAAGGCCAAGGCCTTCGTGCACGAGTTGTTCAAGCACGTGCCGGTGCTGGACACCGGCGCGCGCGGCGCCACCAACACCTTCGTCCAGCGCGGCATCGGCGACGTGCTGCTGGCGTGGGAGAACGAGGCCATGCTGGCCAAGCAGGAGATGGGCGGGGCCGACGTGGAGATCGTGGTGCCGTCCGTAAGCATCCTGGCCGAGCCCACAGTAGCCGTGGTCGACCGCAACGTGGACAAGCACGGCACGCGCGCGGTGGCCGAGGCCTACCTCAAATTCCTGTATTCGCCGCAGGGCCAGGCCATCGCCGCGAAGCACTATTACCGCCCGCGCTCGCCGCAGGTGATGGCGCAATTCGCGCGGCAGTTCCCGAAGGTGCAGCTGTTCACGCTGAAGGACACGTTTGGCGACTGGCGCCAGGCGCACGCGAAGTTCTTCGCCGACGGCGCGATCTTCGACCAGATCGGTCCGGGGAGCTGA
- a CDS encoding peptidylprolyl isomerase produces the protein MRRTLLAFTLASLLALPALADEAKPTPTTKELLAQSRPQEWRTPDPSNLIDMELPGGHVLIELAPDFTPLHAANIRTMVHEHYFDGLAIVRVQDNFVTQWDDPAADDEDKAHIKPLGTAKKTLPPEFTRAMDAKLEWTPLPDGDVYAPQVGFSEGFPVARDPAAGREWIAHCYGTVGVARDVGPETGNGSALYAIIGQAPRGLDRNLAVAGRVIEGMELLSAMPRGPAPMGFYTDTSQRVRIQSMRLAADMSRAERPKIEVLRTDSPTFAKLIEAKRNRRDAFYTVPAGKIDLCSIGIPSREAK, from the coding sequence ATGCGCCGTACGCTTCTCGCCTTTACGCTCGCCAGCCTCCTCGCCCTGCCCGCCCTGGCCGACGAAGCCAAGCCCACGCCCACCACGAAGGAACTGCTGGCCCAGTCCCGGCCGCAGGAGTGGCGCACGCCTGATCCCTCCAACCTGATCGACATGGAGCTGCCCGGCGGCCACGTGCTGATCGAGCTGGCGCCGGACTTCACCCCGCTGCACGCGGCCAACATCCGCACGATGGTGCACGAGCACTACTTCGACGGGCTGGCGATCGTGCGCGTGCAGGACAACTTCGTCACCCAGTGGGACGACCCGGCGGCGGACGACGAGGACAAGGCGCACATCAAACCGCTGGGTACGGCGAAGAAGACGCTGCCGCCGGAATTCACCCGCGCGATGGATGCGAAGCTCGAGTGGACGCCGCTGCCCGACGGCGACGTCTACGCGCCGCAGGTGGGTTTCTCCGAAGGCTTCCCCGTGGCGCGCGATCCGGCTGCGGGGCGCGAATGGATCGCGCATTGCTACGGGACGGTCGGCGTCGCCCGCGACGTCGGTCCCGAGACGGGCAACGGCAGCGCGCTCTACGCCATCATCGGCCAGGCCCCGCGCGGGCTGGATCGCAATCTCGCGGTCGCCGGACGCGTGATCGAAGGCATGGAACTGCTCTCGGCCATGCCCCGGGGGCCGGCGCCGATGGGGTTCTATACGGACACGTCGCAGCGCGTGAGGATCCAGTCCATGCGCTTGGCGGCCGACATGTCCAGGGCCGAGCGACCGAAGATCGAAGTGCTGCGGACCGACAGCCCCACGTTCGCGAAACTGATCGAGGCCAAGCGGAACCGGCGCGATGCGTTCTACACGGTGCCGGCGGGGAAGATCGACCTGTGCAGCATCGGCATCCCTTCGCGCGAGGCGAAGTAG
- a CDS encoding OprO/OprP family phosphate-selective porin codes for MRLHILAAAVLACGLAQPALAGDSDQWPTSVELGNGVSAGLKGLLQYDVNQFTDDRLPDGTDRFDDAHTWRRQEFNLYIEKKGVFTANAGYDFQANSWVDNYIGVETSAGRFRLGQFKTPVGWEDGNIATGNVTFMERSLPEQAVYEGRRVGLDWVYQGIPHWLLQAGFFTRHDLNDDAAGETFAGRVVYNPVQEQGEVVHLGLSASRELRDDRTGRVRARPEVNLTPVRLVDTGTLEGVDRLDRQGLEAAWIHGPMLLQGEYLAMQAIRPGLRDFQSRGYYVYGTWALTGESRGYKAGSIAGLTPAHPWGALELALRYATLDLDDGAVTGGREHDWTLGLNWYINTHFKLQANVIRAFSDRGNLPLDPTIYAMRAQLNF; via the coding sequence ATGCGTCTACATATCCTGGCGGCGGCCGTCCTGGCCTGCGGACTGGCCCAGCCCGCGCTTGCGGGCGATTCGGACCAGTGGCCCACCAGCGTAGAACTGGGCAACGGCGTCAGCGCCGGCCTCAAGGGTCTCCTGCAGTACGACGTCAACCAGTTCACCGACGACCGCCTGCCCGACGGGACCGATCGGTTCGACGACGCGCACACTTGGCGCCGGCAGGAATTCAATCTCTACATCGAGAAAAAGGGCGTCTTTACGGCCAACGCCGGCTATGACTTCCAGGCCAACAGCTGGGTCGACAATTACATCGGCGTGGAAACGAGTGCCGGTCGCTTCCGCCTCGGCCAGTTCAAGACGCCGGTGGGTTGGGAGGACGGCAACATCGCTACCGGCAACGTGACCTTCATGGAGCGCAGCCTGCCCGAGCAGGCGGTCTACGAGGGACGTCGTGTCGGCCTCGACTGGGTGTATCAGGGCATCCCGCACTGGCTGCTGCAGGCGGGGTTCTTTACCCGCCACGATCTCAACGACGATGCCGCCGGCGAAACCTTCGCCGGACGCGTCGTCTACAACCCGGTGCAGGAACAGGGCGAGGTCGTGCACCTGGGCCTGTCCGCCTCGCGCGAACTGCGCGACGACCGCACCGGCCGCGTCCGCGCGCGCCCCGAGGTGAACCTCACGCCAGTCCGCCTGGTCGATACCGGCACGCTCGAGGGCGTCGACCGGCTCGACCGCCAGGGCCTGGAAGCGGCGTGGATCCACGGTCCGATGCTGCTGCAGGGCGAGTACCTGGCGATGCAGGCGATCCGCCCCGGCCTGCGTGACTTCCAGTCCCGCGGCTACTACGTGTACGGGACCTGGGCGCTGACCGGCGAATCGCGCGGCTACAAGGCGGGCTCGATCGCCGGTCTCACGCCGGCCCATCCCTGGGGCGCGCTGGAACTGGCGCTGCGCTACGCCACGCTGGACCTCGACGACGGCGCGGTGACGGGCGGGCGCGAACACGACTGGACGCTGGGACTGAACTGGTACATCAACACCCACTTCAAGCTGCAGGCCAACGTCATCCGCGCGTTCAGCGACCGCGGCAATCTACCGCTGGACCCCACCATCTACGCGATGCGCGCCCAGCTCAACTTCTGA
- the cysW gene encoding sulfate ABC transporter permease subunit CysW, with the protein MSRRHSRSFGWPRLLGRALLTLAAVAFLIVFLLLPLTAVFVEAFRQGAGAYFGAIRQDEARSAIWLTVLVAAIAVPVNLVFGIAAAWVMARFEFPGKALLGAFIDLPFSVSPVISGLVYVLLFGAQGWFGPWLEAHGVSIIFAVPGLVLATMFITLPFVARELIPLMQAQGNEEEEAARVLGANGWQMFFRVTLPNIRWALLYGVLLCNARAMGEFGAVSVVSGHIRGLTTTIPLEVEMRYNEYDYVGAFAVASLLALLALLTLAIKTVLEWRYGDEIASHAPGGR; encoded by the coding sequence ATGAGCCGGCGGCATTCGCGTTCCTTCGGGTGGCCGCGGCTGCTCGGGCGGGCCCTGCTCACGCTCGCAGCGGTGGCGTTCCTGATCGTGTTCCTGCTGCTGCCCCTGACGGCAGTGTTTGTCGAGGCGTTCCGCCAGGGGGCCGGCGCCTACTTCGGTGCCATCCGCCAGGACGAAGCACGTTCGGCGATCTGGCTGACCGTGCTCGTGGCCGCGATCGCGGTACCGGTGAACCTGGTGTTCGGCATCGCCGCGGCATGGGTGATGGCGCGCTTCGAGTTTCCCGGCAAGGCGCTGCTCGGCGCTTTCATCGACCTGCCCTTCTCGGTCTCCCCGGTGATCTCCGGCCTGGTCTACGTGCTGTTGTTCGGTGCGCAGGGCTGGTTCGGACCATGGCTGGAGGCGCATGGCGTGAGCATCATCTTCGCCGTGCCCGGACTGGTGCTGGCCACGATGTTCATCACCTTGCCATTCGTGGCGCGCGAGCTGATCCCGCTGATGCAGGCGCAGGGCAACGAGGAGGAGGAAGCTGCCCGGGTGCTGGGGGCCAACGGCTGGCAGATGTTCTTCCGCGTGACGCTGCCGAACATCCGCTGGGCACTGCTCTATGGCGTGCTGCTGTGCAATGCACGCGCGATGGGCGAATTCGGCGCGGTGTCGGTGGTGTCCGGACACATTCGCGGCCTCACCACCACGATCCCGCTCGAAGTGGAGATGCGCTACAACGAGTACGACTACGTTGGCGCCTTCGCCGTGGCCTCGCTGCTGGCGTTGCTGGCGTTGCTGACGCTGGCGATCAAGACCGTGCTGGAGTGGCGCTACGGCGACGAGATCGCTTCGCATGCGCCCGGTGGGCGGTGA